From one Streptomyces mobaraensis genomic stretch:
- a CDS encoding GNAT family N-acetyltransferase: MQVRTYAEGCVPAELAARADALRAQVWAGGGPPDPALRPVAMLLVSPRGEVAAALDVLTKEIEHEGARYRAAGLSAVVTDRARRGRGHGRRLVAAAREWIAADGADLGLFTCDRPLRPFYESAGWEALEGTVLVGGTPGDPLPSDGPGFDKVTMAGFFSARARRAAGSFRGCRIGLYPGEIDRLW, translated from the coding sequence ATGCAGGTCAGGACCTACGCGGAGGGGTGCGTTCCAGCGGAGTTGGCCGCCCGCGCGGACGCGTTGCGCGCCCAGGTGTGGGCCGGCGGCGGGCCGCCCGACCCCGCGCTGCGCCCGGTCGCGATGCTCCTCGTCTCACCCCGGGGTGAGGTGGCGGCGGCGCTGGACGTCCTGACGAAGGAGATCGAGCACGAGGGCGCGCGCTACCGCGCCGCCGGGCTGAGCGCGGTCGTCACCGACCGGGCCCGGCGGGGCCGCGGCCACGGGCGGCGGCTGGTGGCCGCCGCACGGGAGTGGATCGCCGCGGACGGGGCGGATCTCGGGCTCTTCACCTGCGACCGGCCGCTGCGGCCCTTCTACGAGAGCGCGGGCTGGGAGGCGCTCGAGGGCACCGTCCTCGTCGGCGGGACACCGGGCGATCCGCTCCCGAGCGACGGTCCGGGATTCGACAAAGTCACCATGGCCGGATTCTTTTCCGCCCGGGCGAGGCGGGCGGCGGGGTCGTTCCGGGGGTGCCGCATCGGGCTCTACCCCGGGGAGATCGACCGGCTGTGGTGA
- a CDS encoding M4 family metallopeptidase, whose product MVVVGVQTGSASASGDRDSGGLPLTLSATQRTAAIQEAQSGASATAAKIGLGGKEKLVVRDVVKDADGTVHTRYERTYDGLPVLGGDLIVHEGKGAKGGREVTKATDAAIAVPSTSPSLAPAEAKKSALSAAADQKTAKAAGQAPRKVVWAAQGKPVLAYETVVTGVQKDGTPSELHVITDAASGKKLYQYEAIETGTGTSTYSGTVPLTTTKSGSQYQLIDGARGGHKTYDLNQGQSGTGSLYTNSTDTWGGGRQTAGVDAHYGAAVTWDFYKNTFGRNGIRNDGKGAYSRVHYGNNYVNAFWSDSCFCMTYGDGEGNKNPLTALDVAAHEMSHGVTAATAKLVYSGESGGLNEATSDIFGTATEFYANNKTDVGDYLIGEKINIFGNGKPLRYMDKPSKDGKSKDSWYSGIGGVDVHYSSGPANHFFYLLSEGSGKKTINGVNYDSPTADGSKVTGIGRDKAQKIWYKALTTQFTSNTNYAKARTGTLNAAASLYGNNSAEYKAVAAAWSAINVK is encoded by the coding sequence ATGGTCGTCGTCGGCGTGCAGACGGGCAGCGCGAGCGCCTCGGGTGACCGTGACAGCGGAGGGCTGCCACTGACGCTCTCCGCGACCCAGCGCACCGCCGCCATCCAAGAAGCCCAGAGCGGCGCTTCGGCGACCGCCGCCAAGATCGGCCTGGGCGGCAAGGAGAAGCTGGTCGTCCGCGACGTCGTCAAGGACGCCGACGGCACCGTCCACACGCGCTACGAGCGCACCTACGACGGACTGCCCGTCCTCGGCGGCGACTTGATCGTCCATGAGGGCAAGGGCGCGAAGGGCGGCCGTGAGGTCACCAAGGCGACCGACGCGGCCATAGCCGTGCCCTCGACCAGCCCCTCCCTGGCCCCGGCCGAGGCGAAGAAGTCGGCGCTGAGCGCCGCCGCCGACCAGAAGACCGCCAAGGCCGCCGGCCAGGCCCCGCGCAAGGTCGTCTGGGCCGCGCAGGGCAAGCCGGTCCTGGCGTACGAGACCGTGGTCACGGGCGTGCAGAAGGACGGCACTCCGAGCGAGCTGCACGTGATCACCGACGCGGCGTCCGGCAAGAAGCTGTACCAGTACGAGGCCATCGAGACCGGCACCGGTACCAGCACCTACAGCGGCACCGTCCCGCTGACCACCACCAAGTCGGGCTCGCAGTACCAGCTCATCGACGGCGCGCGCGGCGGCCACAAGACGTACGACCTCAACCAAGGCCAGTCCGGCACTGGTTCGCTGTACACGAACAGCACCGACACCTGGGGCGGCGGCCGGCAGACCGCCGGCGTCGACGCGCACTACGGCGCGGCCGTGACCTGGGACTTCTACAAGAACACCTTCGGCCGCAACGGCATCCGCAACGACGGCAAGGGCGCCTACTCCCGCGTCCACTACGGCAACAACTACGTCAACGCCTTCTGGTCCGACTCCTGCTTCTGCATGACCTACGGCGACGGCGAGGGCAACAAGAACCCCCTCACCGCCCTCGACGTGGCGGCCCACGAGATGAGCCACGGCGTCACCGCCGCCACGGCCAAGCTCGTGTACAGCGGCGAGTCCGGCGGCCTCAACGAGGCGACCAGCGACATCTTCGGCACCGCCACCGAGTTCTACGCCAACAACAAGACCGACGTGGGCGACTACCTCATCGGCGAGAAGATCAACATCTTCGGCAACGGCAAGCCGCTGCGCTACATGGACAAGCCGAGCAAGGACGGCAAGTCCAAGGACAGCTGGTACTCCGGCATCGGCGGCGTGGACGTCCACTACTCGTCCGGCCCGGCCAACCACTTCTTCTACCTGCTCTCCGAGGGCAGCGGGAAGAAGACGATCAACGGTGTGAACTACGACAGCCCGACCGCCGACGGGTCCAAGGTCACCGGCATCGGCCGGGACAAGGCCCAGAAGATCTGGTACAAGGCGCTGACCACGCAGTTCACCTCGAACACCAACTACGCCAAGGCGCGTACCGGCACCCTGAACGCCGCCGCGTCGCTCTACGGCAACAACAGCGCGGAGTACAAGGCGGTGGCGGCGGCCTGGTCCGCCATCAACGTCAAGTAG
- a CDS encoding MFS transporter, whose product MSPTSEPTTATGAAPAADPRRWWGLVFIGLAQLMVVLDATIVNIALPSAQRDLSMSDTNRQWVITAYTLAFGGLLLLGGRIADLVGRKRTFLAGLIGFAVASALGGAARTDWQLFGSRALQGVFAALLAPSALSLLTTTFTDPRERGKAFGVYSGIAGAGSAVGLLAGGLLTEYLDWRWCMYVNAPIALIAFAGGLWSLHDHRPERRTRLDPRGVVLACTGLVAVVYGCSEAEPRGWDSPRVLTLLVVGVALLALFGWWQTRAGSPLLPPRIVRDRNRAGAFLTLGLAVIAMFGMFLYMTYYFQLVLGYRPVQAGLAFLPMSATIIVTSTQIASRLLHRLPPRLLIAPGTLLAAVALFLLTFLPVEADYAVHVLPSTILFGLGMGLIFVAVMDTATKGVDPNDSGVTSATVNTCQQVGGSIGTALLNTIATSTAGTYIAAHLKSAAATGPVTPAARSAIAKDGVVHGFHVGLAVASVIMLAASAVAWVVITAPAPRHGDRTPEGEPGGARTAREPGRTRP is encoded by the coding sequence ATGAGCCCCACGTCCGAACCGACCACCGCCACCGGCGCCGCCCCCGCCGCCGACCCCCGCCGCTGGTGGGGACTGGTGTTCATCGGCCTCGCCCAGCTGATGGTCGTCCTCGACGCGACGATCGTGAACATCGCCCTGCCGTCCGCCCAGCGCGACCTGTCGATGTCGGACACCAACCGGCAGTGGGTGATCACCGCGTACACCCTGGCGTTCGGCGGGCTGCTGCTGCTCGGCGGCCGGATCGCGGACCTGGTCGGCCGGAAGCGGACCTTCCTCGCGGGCCTGATCGGCTTCGCCGTCGCCTCGGCGCTGGGCGGCGCCGCGCGGACGGACTGGCAGCTCTTCGGCTCGCGGGCGCTGCAGGGCGTGTTCGCCGCCCTGCTGGCGCCCTCCGCGCTCTCCCTGCTGACGACGACGTTCACGGACCCGCGCGAGCGCGGCAAGGCGTTCGGCGTGTACAGCGGCATCGCGGGCGCGGGCTCGGCCGTCGGGCTGCTCGCGGGCGGTCTGCTCACCGAGTACCTGGACTGGCGCTGGTGCATGTACGTCAACGCCCCGATCGCCCTCATCGCCTTCGCCGGCGGCCTGTGGTCCCTGCACGACCACCGCCCCGAGCGGCGCACCCGGCTGGACCCGCGCGGCGTCGTCCTGGCCTGTACGGGCCTGGTCGCCGTCGTCTACGGGTGCAGCGAGGCCGAACCGCGCGGCTGGGACAGCCCCCGGGTGCTCACCCTCCTCGTCGTGGGCGTGGCACTGCTGGCGCTGTTCGGCTGGTGGCAGACCCGGGCCGGCAGCCCGCTGCTGCCACCGCGCATCGTGCGCGACCGCAACCGGGCGGGCGCGTTCCTGACGCTGGGCCTGGCCGTGATCGCCATGTTCGGGATGTTCCTGTACATGACGTACTACTTCCAGCTGGTCCTCGGCTACCGGCCGGTCCAGGCCGGTCTGGCGTTCCTGCCGATGTCCGCCACGATCATCGTCACCAGTACCCAGATCGCGTCCCGGCTGCTGCACCGGCTGCCGCCGCGGCTGCTGATCGCGCCGGGGACGCTGCTGGCGGCCGTCGCCCTGTTCCTGCTGACGTTCCTGCCGGTGGAGGCGGACTACGCGGTGCACGTCCTGCCGTCGACGATCCTCTTCGGCCTGGGCATGGGCCTGATCTTCGTGGCGGTGATGGACACCGCGACGAAGGGCGTCGACCCGAACGACTCCGGCGTCACCTCCGCCACCGTCAACACCTGCCAGCAGGTGGGCGGTTCGATCGGCACCGCGCTGCTCAACACCATCGCGACCTCCACCGCCGGCACGTACATCGCCGCGCACCTGAAGTCGGCGGCGGCCACCGGGCCGGTGACGCCGGCGGCGCGCTCGGCGATCGCCAAGGACGGGGTGGTGCACGGCTTCCACGTCGGGCTGGCCGTGGCCTCGGTGATCATGCTGGCCGCCTCGGCGGTGGCCTGGGTGGTGATCACGGCCCCGGCCCCGCGCCACGGCGACCGGACGCCGGAGGGCGAGCCCGGCGGGGCCCGGACGGCACGGGAGCCGGGCCGGACCCGCCCGTAG
- a CDS encoding aminopeptidase P family protein, with amino-acid sequence MAITSMEASSGPLGPEHYAARMERAARSAAQAGMAGLIIAPGPDLAWLCGYHPPVTERLTALVVTPGRRPLLLVPELERPDAEKAPGAQALTVAGWRDAESPYDALAGHLEPQGRYGVSDNTWALHLLAFQRLRPGGAHAALTEALPMLRAVKDAYEVERLAAAGAAADATYEEVVRLPFAGRREREVAADLDRLLREHGHQQVDFTIVGSGPNGANPHHEAGDRTIQDGDMVVMDFGGLMDGYGSDTTRTVHVGEPGAEERKVHDLVREAQQAAFEAVRPGAACQDVDRAARQVIARNGYGEYFVHRTGHGIGVTTHEPPYMVEGEHLTLVPGMCFSIEPGIYLPGRFGVRIEDIVVCTEDGGRRLNTTGRELLVVS; translated from the coding sequence ATGGCGATCACGTCGATGGAAGCGTCCTCCGGCCCGCTGGGACCGGAGCACTACGCGGCCCGGATGGAGCGCGCGGCCCGCTCCGCCGCCCAGGCCGGCATGGCCGGACTGATCATCGCGCCCGGCCCCGACCTGGCCTGGCTCTGCGGCTACCACCCGCCCGTCACCGAGCGCCTCACCGCGCTGGTGGTGACCCCGGGCCGCAGGCCGCTGCTGCTGGTCCCCGAGCTGGAGCGGCCCGACGCCGAAAAGGCGCCCGGCGCGCAGGCGTTGACCGTCGCCGGCTGGCGGGACGCCGAGAGCCCCTACGACGCGCTCGCCGGGCACCTCGAACCGCAGGGCCGCTACGGGGTGTCCGACAACACCTGGGCGCTGCACCTGCTGGCCTTCCAGCGGCTGCGCCCCGGCGGTGCCCACGCCGCGCTGACCGAGGCGCTGCCCATGCTGCGGGCGGTCAAGGACGCGTACGAGGTCGAGCGGCTCGCGGCGGCGGGCGCGGCGGCCGACGCCACGTACGAGGAGGTCGTCCGGCTGCCGTTCGCCGGGCGCCGGGAGCGCGAGGTGGCCGCCGACCTGGACCGGCTGCTGCGCGAGCACGGCCACCAGCAGGTGGACTTCACCATCGTCGGCTCGGGCCCCAACGGCGCCAACCCGCACCACGAGGCGGGGGACCGGACGATCCAGGACGGCGACATGGTCGTCATGGACTTCGGCGGCCTGATGGACGGCTACGGCTCCGACACCACCCGTACGGTGCACGTCGGGGAGCCGGGCGCCGAGGAGCGCAAGGTCCACGACCTGGTCCGGGAGGCGCAGCAGGCCGCGTTCGAGGCCGTCCGGCCCGGGGCCGCCTGCCAGGACGTCGACCGGGCCGCCCGCCAGGTGATCGCCCGCAACGGGTACGGCGAGTACTTCGTCCACCGGACGGGCCACGGGATCGGCGTCACCACGCACGAGCCGCCGTACATGGTCGAGGGCGAGCACCTGACGCTGGTGCCGGGGATGTGCTTCTCGATCGAGCCCGGGATCTACCTGCCGGGCCGGTTCGGGGTGCGGATCGAGGACATCGTGGTCTGCACGGAGGACGGCGGGCGGCGGCTGAACACGACGGGCCGGGAGCTGCTCGTCGTGTCGTGA
- a CDS encoding MMPL family transporter has protein sequence MFRRVGRFAVHRPWLTILAWVVAAVALGVLAPGLKSTTDQAEFLPSHYESVQAGKVQEKAFPQDEQAAAVGVFKRSDGGKLTAQDKRDVAKIAAALQDKHYKKISKVTTGPEAVSPNGEIALANIYSGEKNWSDDTVMESVKSLRKDAKPLLKGTQLQLGVTGSAASNLDSKEQSGDTDGMIMMATLVLIIVLLLAIFRSPLIAILPVLIILLVTSVANGLIGTAADVGGLKADASVTPILIVVLFGVGTDYILFLLFRYRELLRKGEEPKAALAEAVARVGETIASAAGAVIASFLALLLSTMGMMKALGPSLAIAVGVTLIAALTLVPAVFSLLGTKAFWPSKAWKKTPKNRTANAVGGLVSRRPGIVAALSTVVLAVLAIGAFGFKSQWDMDSQLPDKLESVQAMKDLQKGFSAGQADPAMVFVKAKDGARLDKGELDAFRGKLAAVKGVASVSPALPNKDGSVAQFSVVTKAKPNHDEAIKLVGGELRDTAHQAAPKGSKALVGGTSAVLTDIENAVQHDYKVVFPVAGLAIMLILGLLLRSLVAPLYLMIAVALGFGATLGSTVWLFQDLKGEDGMLFMLPIIIYLFVVAIGTDYNILMVARLREEVRKGVAPREAIRTAVAQSAPTVASAAIILAGTFGVLLLAENSMLQQMGFAVAFGILLTAFVMAMLLVPTVTSLLGHKAWWPGHQDAPRQDPPKAEYGGMHDAPSYSGHR, from the coding sequence ATGTTCCGACGAGTCGGACGGTTCGCCGTCCACCGGCCCTGGCTCACGATCCTGGCCTGGGTCGTGGCAGCCGTGGCCCTCGGTGTCCTGGCGCCGGGCCTGAAGTCCACCACGGACCAGGCGGAGTTCCTTCCGTCCCACTACGAGTCCGTGCAGGCGGGCAAGGTCCAGGAGAAGGCGTTCCCCCAGGACGAACAGGCCGCCGCCGTCGGCGTCTTCAAGCGTTCCGACGGGGGGAAGCTCACCGCCCAGGACAAGCGCGACGTGGCGAAGATCGCCGCCGCCCTCCAGGACAAGCACTACAAGAAGATATCCAAGGTGACGACGGGGCCGGAAGCGGTCTCGCCCAACGGCGAGATAGCCCTGGCCAACATCTACTCCGGCGAGAAGAACTGGTCGGACGACACCGTCATGGAGTCGGTCAAGTCCCTCCGCAAGGACGCCAAACCCCTGCTCAAGGGCACCCAGTTGCAGCTGGGCGTCACCGGCTCGGCGGCGTCCAACCTCGACTCCAAGGAGCAGTCCGGCGACACCGACGGCATGATCATGATGGCCACGCTGGTCCTCATCATCGTGCTGCTGCTGGCCATCTTCCGCAGCCCGCTCATCGCCATCCTGCCGGTCCTCATCATCCTGCTCGTCACCTCGGTGGCCAACGGCCTCATCGGCACCGCGGCCGACGTCGGCGGGCTCAAGGCCGACGCCAGCGTCACCCCGATCCTCATCGTGGTGCTCTTCGGCGTGGGCACCGACTACATCCTCTTCCTGCTGTTCCGCTACCGCGAGCTGCTGCGCAAGGGTGAGGAGCCCAAGGCGGCCCTGGCCGAGGCCGTCGCGCGGGTGGGCGAGACCATCGCCTCCGCCGCCGGCGCGGTCATCGCCTCCTTCCTGGCCCTGCTGCTGTCCACGATGGGCATGATGAAGGCCCTGGGCCCGTCCCTGGCGATCGCCGTCGGCGTGACCCTGATCGCCGCCCTGACGCTGGTCCCCGCCGTCTTCTCACTGCTCGGCACCAAGGCCTTCTGGCCCTCCAAGGCCTGGAAGAAGACCCCGAAGAACCGCACGGCCAACGCCGTCGGCGGCCTGGTCTCCCGGCGCCCCGGCATCGTGGCGGCGCTGTCCACCGTGGTGCTCGCCGTCCTGGCGATCGGCGCCTTCGGCTTCAAGTCGCAGTGGGACATGGACAGCCAGCTGCCCGACAAGCTGGAGTCCGTCCAGGCGATGAAGGACCTCCAGAAGGGCTTCTCCGCCGGCCAGGCCGACCCGGCCATGGTCTTCGTCAAGGCCAAGGACGGCGCACGGCTCGACAAGGGCGAACTGGACGCGTTCCGCGGCAAGCTCGCGGCCGTCAAGGGCGTGGCCTCGGTCAGCCCGGCCCTGCCCAACAAGGACGGGTCCGTCGCCCAGTTCAGCGTGGTCACCAAGGCCAAGCCCAACCACGACGAGGCCATCAAGCTCGTCGGCGGCGAACTGCGCGACACGGCGCACCAAGCGGCCCCCAAGGGCAGCAAGGCCCTGGTGGGCGGCACCTCGGCGGTCCTCACCGACATCGAGAACGCCGTCCAGCACGACTACAAGGTCGTCTTCCCGGTCGCCGGCCTCGCGATCATGCTGATCCTCGGCCTGCTGCTGCGCAGCCTCGTCGCCCCGCTCTACCTGATGATCGCCGTCGCCCTCGGCTTCGGCGCCACCCTCGGCTCCACGGTCTGGCTCTTCCAGGACCTCAAGGGCGAGGACGGCATGCTCTTCATGCTGCCGATCATCATCTACCTCTTCGTGGTGGCGATCGGCACGGACTACAACATCCTCATGGTCGCCCGCCTCCGCGAGGAGGTCCGCAAGGGCGTGGCCCCACGCGAGGCCATCCGCACCGCGGTCGCCCAGTCGGCCCCGACGGTCGCCTCCGCGGCGATCATCCTCGCCGGTACGTTCGGTGTGCTGCTGCTCGCCGAGAACTCCATGCTCCAGCAGATGGGCTTCGCGGTCGCCTTCGGCATCCTGCTCACCGCGTTCGTGATGGCCATGCTGCTCGTGCCGACGGTCACGTCGCTGCTCGGGCACAAGGCGTGGTGGCCGGGCCACCAGGACGCTCCGCGTCAGGATCCGCCGAAGGCGGAGTACGGCGGCATGCACGACGCGCCGTCGTACAGCGGACACCGGTAG
- a CDS encoding ABC transporter ATP-binding protein, with the protein MATVTYDKATRIYPGSDKPAVDQLDIEIEDGEFLVLVGPSGCGKSTSLRMLAGLEDVNGGSIRIGDRDVTNLPPKDRDIAMVFQNYALYPHMTVADNMGFALKIAGVPKAEIRQKVEDAARILDLTEYLGRKPKALSGGQRQRVAMGRAIVREPQVFLMDEPLSNLDAKLRVQTRTQIAGLQRRLGITTVYVTHDQVEAMTMGDRVAVLKDGLLQQIDSPRNMYDRPANLFVAGFIGSPAMNLVEVPITDGGVKFGNSVVPVSREALAAAADRGDRTVTVGVRPEHFDVVEQNGETARLLSKEAADAPAGLAVTVNVVEELGADGYVYGTAEVGGEQKDLVVRVNGRRVPEKGSALHVVPRPGELHVFSTSSGERLSD; encoded by the coding sequence ATGGCCACGGTCACGTACGACAAGGCGACCCGGATCTATCCGGGCTCCGACAAGCCCGCCGTCGACCAGCTCGACATCGAGATCGAGGACGGCGAATTCCTCGTCCTGGTCGGCCCCTCGGGCTGCGGGAAGTCCACCTCACTGCGGATGCTCGCGGGGCTGGAGGACGTCAACGGCGGCTCGATCCGCATCGGCGACCGCGACGTCACCAACCTGCCGCCGAAGGACCGGGACATCGCCATGGTGTTCCAGAACTACGCGCTCTACCCGCACATGACCGTCGCCGACAACATGGGCTTCGCCCTGAAGATCGCGGGCGTGCCCAAGGCGGAGATCCGGCAGAAGGTCGAGGACGCGGCGCGCATCCTGGACCTCACCGAGTACCTGGGCCGCAAGCCGAAGGCGCTCTCGGGCGGCCAGCGGCAGCGGGTGGCGATGGGCCGGGCGATCGTCCGCGAGCCCCAGGTGTTCCTGATGGACGAGCCGCTGTCCAACCTGGACGCCAAGCTCCGCGTGCAGACCCGCACCCAGATCGCCGGCCTCCAGCGGCGCCTGGGCATCACCACCGTCTACGTCACCCACGACCAGGTCGAGGCCATGACGATGGGTGACCGGGTGGCGGTGCTCAAGGACGGGCTGCTCCAGCAGATCGACTCGCCGCGCAACATGTACGACCGCCCGGCCAACCTCTTTGTCGCGGGCTTCATCGGCTCCCCGGCCATGAACCTGGTCGAGGTGCCGATCACCGACGGCGGTGTGAAGTTCGGCAACAGCGTGGTGCCGGTCTCCCGCGAGGCGCTGGCCGCCGCGGCCGACCGCGGCGACCGGACGGTCACCGTTGGCGTCCGGCCCGAGCACTTCGACGTCGTCGAGCAGAACGGCGAGACGGCGCGGCTGCTGAGCAAGGAGGCCGCCGACGCCCCCGCCGGGCTGGCCGTCACGGTCAACGTGGTCGAGGAGCTGGGCGCCGACGGCTATGTGTACGGCACGGCGGAGGTCGGCGGCGAGCAGAAGGACCTGGTCGTCCGCGTCAACGGCCGGCGGGTGCCGGAGAAGGGCTCCGCCCTCCACGTCGTCCCCCGCCCGGGCGAGCTGCACGTCTTCTCGACCTCGTCGGGCGAGCGCCTGAGCGATTGA
- a CDS encoding nucleotidyltransferase family protein, translated as MTGTHPVPTPAQAVILAGGQGSRLRPYTDDRPKPMVEIPGTGMPIIGHQLAWLAAEGVTDAVVSCGHLAEVLQAWLASADLPLRVTTVVEKEPLGRGGGLRHAAASLPHPDRPWYATNGDIWTRFSLREMAAFHHERDATATLALARPRIPWGAVETDEFGHVLDFIEAPPSPYLINAGVYVFSADFAGLLPERGDHERTTFPRLARERRLAGYPLPHGAYWRAIDTAKDLTEAARELAG; from the coding sequence ATGACCGGCACGCACCCCGTCCCCACACCCGCGCAAGCCGTGATCCTGGCCGGAGGCCAGGGGTCACGGCTTCGCCCTTACACCGACGACCGTCCCAAGCCGATGGTCGAGATCCCCGGCACCGGCATGCCGATCATCGGCCACCAGCTGGCCTGGCTCGCCGCCGAGGGCGTCACCGACGCCGTCGTCTCCTGCGGCCACCTCGCCGAGGTGCTCCAGGCGTGGCTCGCGTCGGCCGATCTCCCGCTGCGGGTGACGACGGTGGTCGAGAAGGAGCCGCTCGGCCGCGGCGGCGGCCTCCGGCACGCCGCCGCCTCGCTCCCCCACCCGGACCGGCCCTGGTACGCCACCAACGGGGACATCTGGACGCGGTTCTCGCTGCGCGAGATGGCCGCCTTCCACCACGAGCGGGACGCCACCGCGACCCTCGCCCTGGCCCGGCCCCGGATCCCCTGGGGTGCGGTGGAGACCGACGAGTTCGGGCACGTCCTGGACTTCATCGAGGCCCCGCCCTCGCCCTACCTGATCAACGCGGGCGTCTACGTCTTCTCGGCGGACTTCGCCGGTCTGCTGCCCGAGCGCGGCGACCACGAGCGCACTACCTTCCCCCGCCTCGCCCGCGAACGGCGGCTGGCCGGCTACCCGTTGCCGCACGGCGCCTACTGGCGGGCCATCGACACGGCCAAGGACCTCACGGAGGCGGCCAGGGAACTCGCCGGCTGA
- a CDS encoding DoxX family protein: MSVDTRTPRTPTGGSSSGYDDQPALSTVKVPSDPAQVSGNHLSFRVQLARPPHAAARHYAGVAADTAQLPTVKGPARRRAPVVWSGRAEPGDAAPTRLLDAVRESGAARTAGGGEAGATQVLPRIGVDDAPTTVIGPRGPLEPGEPLLSGVRTAHGAFDEQPYGHGGFDEAGDDWADEDDEGEGRDRGDSLLHAYYPGRRMNLGVVLLPLRVFLGLISVYAGMGKLCDPVYFDGGKRGSMVTWLTSLHPWPAAAPLRELALAHPVGAGLTVAFLQIIVGVLTIFGLWQRLAAAIGVLLSATLLVTVSWRTVPAYDAPDIIYLAAWSPLVIAGAPVYSVDGRLASEAWRRLGPRAGIGQLRRRVLRRGTIMATVLIGLSLLVGSMLGGAVRSSRPAPAPGPSAPPVNNLPGSPLPQRPSAGSSPRGGTHGPATPGTPRPSATGHKSPSPSAKPAVPGSVKTPTGAATSGHAEAGTGGPRPATRTPHQRPAAPAAPHSPSGAANTGGSGGGGTTSGGTGTSGGTTGGGGALGGLLG, translated from the coding sequence ATGAGCGTGGACACCAGAACACCCCGCACACCTACGGGGGGAAGCTCTTCCGGGTACGACGACCAGCCCGCGCTGAGTACGGTGAAAGTCCCGTCCGACCCCGCGCAGGTCTCCGGCAACCACCTGAGCTTCCGCGTGCAGCTCGCGCGTCCCCCGCACGCCGCCGCCCGGCACTACGCCGGAGTCGCCGCCGACACGGCGCAGCTGCCCACCGTCAAGGGCCCGGCCAGGCGCCGGGCCCCCGTGGTGTGGAGCGGGCGGGCCGAGCCCGGGGACGCGGCGCCGACCCGGCTCCTCGACGCCGTACGGGAGTCCGGGGCCGCCCGCACCGCCGGGGGCGGCGAGGCCGGGGCCACCCAGGTCCTGCCGCGGATCGGCGTCGACGACGCCCCGACCACCGTCATCGGCCCCCGCGGGCCCCTGGAGCCGGGGGAGCCGCTGCTCAGCGGCGTCCGCACGGCCCATGGCGCGTTCGACGAACAGCCGTACGGCCACGGCGGGTTCGACGAGGCCGGCGACGACTGGGCCGACGAGGACGACGAGGGCGAAGGCCGCGACCGCGGCGACTCCCTCCTGCACGCCTACTACCCCGGGCGCCGGATGAACCTGGGCGTCGTCCTGCTGCCGCTGCGCGTCTTCCTCGGGCTGATCTCCGTCTACGCCGGCATGGGCAAGCTCTGCGACCCCGTCTACTTCGACGGCGGCAAACGCGGCTCCATGGTCACCTGGCTGACCTCCCTGCACCCCTGGCCCGCCGCCGCCCCGCTCCGGGAGCTGGCGCTGGCCCACCCGGTGGGCGCGGGCCTGACCGTGGCCTTCCTCCAGATCATCGTCGGCGTCCTCACCATCTTCGGCCTCTGGCAGCGCCTCGCCGCGGCCATCGGCGTCCTGCTCTCGGCCACCCTGCTGGTCACCGTGAGCTGGCGGACCGTGCCGGCCTACGACGCGCCGGACATCATCTACCTGGCCGCCTGGAGCCCGTTGGTGATCGCGGGCGCCCCGGTGTACTCCGTCGACGGCCGGCTCGCGAGCGAGGCGTGGCGGCGGCTCGGCCCCCGGGCCGGGATCGGGCAGCTGCGACGGCGGGTGCTGCGCCGCGGCACGATCATGGCGACGGTGCTCATCGGCCTTTCCCTGCTGGTCGGTTCGATGCTCGGCGGCGCGGTCCGCTCCTCGCGGCCGGCTCCGGCCCCGGGCCCGTCCGCCCCGCCGGTCAACAACCTGCCCGGCTCGCCGCTGCCGCAGCGTCCGTCGGCCGGTTCCTCCCCGCGCGGCGGGACACACGGCCCCGCGACGCCGGGGACGCCCCGGCCGAGCGCCACGGGCCACAAGTCGCCGTCGCCGAGCGCGAAGCCGGCCGTCCCCGGGTCGGTCAAGACGCCCACGGGAGCGGCGACTTCCGGCCATGCGGAAGCCGGCACCGGCGGTCCGCGCCCCGCGACCCGGACGCCCCACCAGCGTCCCGCCGCCCCGGCGGCACCGCACAGCCCCTCGGGCGCCGCGAACACCGGAGGCTCGGGCGGCGGCGGGACGACGTCGGGCGGCACGGGAACGTCCGGCGGCACGACGGGCGGTGGCGGCGCCCTCGGCGGCCTCCTGGGCTGA